The Pseudomonas eucalypticola genome has a window encoding:
- the hmgA gene encoding homogentisate 1,2-dioxygenase: MDVDPGTVAPRYHSGFGNQFSSEALPGALPTGQNSPQKAPYGLYAEQFSGTAFTVPRHEARRTWLYRIRPSALHPRFEPLARQLQGGPLGEPTPNRLRWDPLPLPASPTDFVDGWVAMAANAAPDQPAGCSLYHYAANRDMDRVFYNADGELLLVPELGRLRVLTELGVLDIQPLEIAVIPRGLKFRVHLPDGQARGYLAENHGMALRLPDLGPIGSNGLANPRDFLAPVAQFQDSSASTVLVQKFLGRLWGCELDHSPLDVVAWHGNNVPYKYDLRLFNTLGTVSYDHPDPSIFTVLTSPGTVPGMANMDFVIFPPRWMVADNTFRPPWFHRNLMNEYMGLIQGAYDAKAEGFVPGGASLHSCMSAHGPDAETCAKAVAATLTPSRIEQTMAFMFETSQVLRPSRHALECAQLQPGYDACWASLPSTFDPNRRTP; the protein is encoded by the coding sequence ATGGACGTTGATCCTGGCACCGTCGCGCCCCGCTACCACAGCGGCTTTGGTAACCAGTTCAGCAGCGAGGCCCTGCCCGGCGCGCTGCCGACAGGGCAGAATTCACCGCAGAAGGCCCCCTATGGCCTGTATGCCGAACAATTCTCCGGCACTGCATTCACCGTGCCGCGGCACGAGGCTCGGCGCACCTGGCTGTACCGCATCCGTCCCTCGGCCCTGCACCCGCGTTTCGAACCCCTGGCGCGCCAACTGCAAGGCGGGCCCCTGGGTGAACCCACGCCCAATCGCCTGCGCTGGGACCCGCTGCCGTTACCTGCCAGCCCTACTGATTTCGTCGACGGCTGGGTGGCCATGGCCGCCAACGCCGCGCCCGATCAACCCGCCGGCTGCAGCCTTTACCACTACGCCGCCAACCGCGACATGGACCGCGTGTTCTACAACGCCGATGGCGAACTGCTGCTGGTGCCGGAACTGGGCCGCTTGCGTGTGCTCACCGAGCTGGGCGTACTGGACATCCAGCCGCTGGAAATCGCCGTCATCCCCCGCGGGTTGAAATTCCGCGTGCATCTGCCCGATGGTCAGGCCCGTGGTTACCTGGCAGAAAACCACGGCATGGCACTGCGCTTGCCCGACCTGGGGCCCATCGGCAGCAACGGTCTGGCCAACCCACGGGACTTCCTGGCGCCGGTGGCACAGTTCCAGGACAGCAGCGCGAGCACAGTTCTCGTGCAGAAGTTCCTTGGCCGCCTATGGGGCTGTGAACTCGACCACTCGCCGCTGGATGTGGTGGCCTGGCATGGCAACAACGTGCCGTACAAATACGACCTGCGGCTGTTCAATACCCTGGGCACGGTGAGCTATGACCACCCCGACCCCTCCATCTTTACCGTCCTGACCTCGCCCGGCACCGTGCCCGGCATGGCCAACATGGATTTCGTGATTTTCCCGCCGCGCTGGATGGTGGCGGACAACACCTTTCGCCCGCCCTGGTTCCACCGCAACCTGATGAACGAATACATGGGCCTGATCCAGGGGGCGTACGACGCCAAGGCTGAAGGCTTCGTGCCGGGCGGCGCGTCGCTGCACAGTTGCATGAGCGCACATGGGCCTGACGCCGAGACCTGTGCCAAGGCGGTGGCGGCCACACTGACGCCCAGCCGGATCGAGCAGACCATGGCATTCATGTTCGAGACCAGCCAGGTGCTGCGCCCCAGCCGCCATGCCCTTGAATGCGCGCAACTGCAACCTGGCTATGACGCGTGCTGGGCATCCTTGCCCAGTACCTTCGACCCGAACCGGAGAACACCATGA
- the fahA gene encoding fumarylacetoacetase, giving the protein MNEQHSWVASANGHADFPLQNLPLGIFSPPGGRPRAGVAIGDSILDLEALLATGLLQGDAATAALACEGGRLNGFFALGRQPRLALRERLSVLLSEGNDSRAVVRDCLHLASECEMALPASIGDYTDFYVGIEHAKNVGKLFRPDNPLLPNYKYVPIGYHGRASTVRPSGTPVRRPKGQTPPKEQGGGPGFGPCARLDFELELGIWIGRGNAMGESIPLDRAEEHVAGYCLLNDWSARDIQAWEYQPLGPFLSKSFITSLSPWVVTAEALEPFRCAQAPRPEGDPQPLPYLWNAADQAEGALDIQLEVLLQTAHMREQGLAAERISLSNTRSMYWTVAQLVAHHSVNGCQLQPGDLFGSGTLSGAAPGQFGSLLEITEGGKQPLLLASGESRRFLEDGDEVILRARCVAPGQVSIGFGECRGRIVAAS; this is encoded by the coding sequence ATGAACGAGCAGCACAGCTGGGTCGCCAGCGCCAACGGCCATGCCGATTTCCCCTTGCAGAACCTGCCCCTGGGTATCTTCAGCCCACCGGGTGGGCGGCCCCGCGCCGGGGTGGCCATTGGCGATTCGATACTGGACCTGGAGGCGCTGCTCGCCACCGGGCTGCTGCAAGGCGACGCTGCCACCGCGGCACTGGCCTGCGAAGGCGGGCGCCTCAACGGGTTCTTCGCCCTCGGCCGCCAGCCGCGCCTGGCCCTGCGCGAACGGTTGTCCGTGCTGCTCAGCGAGGGCAATGACAGCCGTGCGGTGGTGCGGGACTGCCTGCACCTGGCCAGCGAGTGTGAAATGGCACTGCCGGCAAGCATCGGCGACTACACCGATTTCTACGTAGGCATCGAGCATGCGAAAAACGTCGGCAAACTGTTCCGCCCCGACAACCCCTTGCTGCCCAATTACAAGTACGTGCCCATCGGCTACCACGGCCGCGCATCCACCGTGCGCCCCTCTGGCACACCGGTGCGGCGGCCGAAGGGCCAAACGCCACCCAAGGAGCAGGGCGGTGGCCCGGGTTTCGGCCCTTGCGCACGGTTGGACTTCGAGCTGGAACTGGGCATCTGGATCGGCCGCGGCAATGCCATGGGCGAATCCATTCCTCTCGACCGGGCCGAAGAGCACGTGGCCGGTTACTGCCTGCTCAACGATTGGTCGGCACGCGACATACAGGCCTGGGAGTACCAGCCGCTAGGGCCGTTTCTGTCGAAAAGCTTCATCACCAGCCTGTCTCCCTGGGTGGTCACGGCCGAAGCGCTGGAGCCCTTCCGCTGCGCCCAGGCCCCGCGCCCCGAAGGCGACCCGCAGCCGTTGCCGTACCTGTGGAACGCTGCCGACCAGGCCGAAGGCGCACTGGATATTCAGTTGGAAGTGCTGCTGCAAACCGCGCACATGCGCGAGCAGGGCCTGGCGGCCGAGCGCATCAGTCTCAGCAACACGCGCAGCATGTACTGGACCGTGGCCCAGCTCGTCGCCCACCACAGCGTCAACGGCTGCCAGTTGCAACCGGGTGACCTGTTTGGCTCCGGTACGTTGTCAGGCGCTGCGCCTGGCCAGTTCGGCAGCCTGCTGGAGATCACCGAGGGTGGCAAGCAACCGTTGCTGTTGGCCTCGGGTGAAAGCCGGCGTTTCCTTGAAGATGGCGACGAGGTGATCCTGCGTGCCCGGTGCGTGGCCCCCGGCCAGGTGTCCATCGGTTTTGGCGAGTGCCGTGGGCGGATAGTCGCCGCATCCTGA
- the maiA gene encoding maleylacetoacetate isomerase, whose amino-acid sequence MQLYTYYRSTSSYRVRIALALKGLAYEAVPVNLLAGEQRQPAYRAIDPQGRVPALRVDGGPVLIQSGAILEYLEERYQQVPLLPAEPLARAQVRGVAALIGCDIHPLHNVSVLNQLRSLGHDEPQVQAWISAWITEGLAAVERLIGDQGFCFGPEPGLADVYLIPQAYAAQRFNVSLAAWPRIQRVVGLAAVHPAFVQAHPSCQVDTP is encoded by the coding sequence ATGCAGCTGTACACCTATTACCGCTCCACATCGTCCTACCGGGTACGCATCGCCCTGGCGCTGAAGGGGCTGGCGTACGAGGCGGTGCCGGTCAACCTGCTGGCCGGTGAGCAGCGCCAGCCTGCCTACCGGGCCATCGACCCGCAGGGCCGGGTGCCCGCGCTGCGGGTCGATGGCGGACCTGTGCTGATCCAGTCAGGTGCCATTCTGGAGTACCTGGAAGAACGCTACCAACAGGTGCCCTTGCTGCCGGCTGAACCCCTGGCACGGGCGCAGGTGCGCGGGGTCGCGGCCTTGATCGGCTGTGATATTCACCCCCTGCACAATGTCAGCGTGCTCAACCAGTTGCGTAGCCTGGGCCATGATGAGCCGCAAGTGCAGGCCTGGATAAGCGCGTGGATCACCGAGGGGCTGGCGGCCGTGGAGCGCTTGATAGGGGACCAGGGCTTCTGTTTCGGACCCGAGCCGGGGCTGGCCGACGTGTACCTGATACCCCAGGCCTACGCGGCCCAGCGCTTCAATGTGTCGTTGGCGGCCTGGCCGCGCATACAGCGGGTGGTTGGCCTGGCAGCGGTGCACCCGGCGTTCGTCCAGGCGCACCCTTCCTGCCAGGTGGATACCCCCTGA
- a CDS encoding SirB1 family protein: MKPTFDAARQACLGCLEQSPPATFEAALWVAAEHESGFQPQQCDETLRELQLQISVGLPMLPVNELAQPLLRRIASLGYQADDFHPLRPQAALMNKVLERKRGQPLALALLALEMARRLAIPLVGVNFPGHFLLRVPGADHQLDPCGGRRLYPADCRELLGRQFGPQVPLLAEHMAQASPREMLQRLSRNLRQLHSSHEDDVAALKDAERVLQLAPPSAADYVARASIYQRLECPRGERFDLEHALLLSEDPIQRLRLTTRLQELPLPPSSLH; this comes from the coding sequence ATGAAGCCCACCTTCGATGCCGCACGCCAGGCTTGCCTGGGGTGCCTTGAGCAAAGCCCGCCCGCGACTTTCGAGGCCGCGTTGTGGGTGGCTGCCGAACATGAAAGCGGCTTCCAACCACAACAGTGCGACGAAACCCTGCGTGAATTGCAACTGCAGATCAGCGTCGGCCTGCCCATGCTGCCGGTCAATGAACTGGCGCAACCGCTGCTGCGGCGCATCGCGTCGCTGGGCTACCAGGCCGATGACTTCCACCCCCTGCGCCCCCAGGCCGCATTAATGAACAAGGTGCTGGAACGCAAGCGTGGGCAACCCTTGGCATTGGCGTTGCTGGCCCTGGAGATGGCCCGGCGCCTGGCCATTCCTTTGGTGGGGGTGAATTTCCCCGGCCATTTCCTGCTGCGCGTTCCCGGTGCCGATCACCAACTGGACCCGTGCGGCGGCAGGCGCCTGTACCCCGCCGACTGCCGCGAGCTGCTGGGCCGCCAGTTCGGCCCGCAAGTGCCGCTGCTGGCCGAGCACATGGCGCAGGCCAGCCCGCGGGAAATGCTGCAACGCCTTTCGCGCAACCTGCGCCAGCTGCACAGCAGCCATGAGGATGACGTAGCGGCGCTCAAGGACGCCGAGCGAGTGTTGCAGCTGGCGCCGCCCAGCGCAGCCGACTATGTGGCGCGCGCCAGCATCTACCAGCGGCTGGAATGCCCGCGCGGCGAGCGCTTCGACCTGGAGCATGCGTTGCTGCTCAGTGAAGACCCCATCCAGCGCCTGCGCTTGACCACCCGCCTGCAGGAACTGCCGCTGCCGCCGTCATCGCTGCATTGA
- a CDS encoding Leu/Phe/Val dehydrogenase produces the protein MFALMQSTRTHALHLAVDPVTGLRAVVAIHDCRAGPALGGCRYLAYPDDESAMVDAIRLAQGMSFKAALAGLPFGGGKAVIIRSPHVENRAGLFEAFGRFIESLDGRYITAVDSGTSTTDMDCVAQQTRHVTSTTAAGDPAPHAAMGVFAGIRATAMARLGTDNLEGLRIAVQGLGNVGYAVAEQLHAAGAELLVSDLDQGKVQLAMEQLAAHPIEPSALPSTPCDIFAPCGLGSILNGQSVSQLRCAAVAGSANNQLTSLQVADQLEKRGILYAPDYVINSGGLIYVALKHQGEAVGTITAHLARIGTRLTEVYAHAQAEKRSPARVAEALAEKLIYA, from the coding sequence ATGTTCGCTCTCATGCAAAGCACCCGTACCCACGCCCTGCACTTGGCTGTCGACCCGGTGACCGGCCTGCGCGCCGTGGTGGCCATTCACGACTGCCGTGCCGGGCCGGCGCTGGGCGGGTGCCGTTACCTGGCCTACCCCGACGACGAAAGCGCCATGGTCGACGCCATTCGTCTGGCCCAGGGCATGAGCTTCAAAGCGGCGCTGGCCGGGTTGCCGTTCGGCGGTGGCAAGGCTGTGATCATCCGCAGCCCTCACGTGGAAAACCGCGCCGGGCTGTTCGAAGCCTTTGGTCGTTTCATCGAAAGCCTGGATGGCCGGTATATAACGGCGGTGGACAGCGGCACCTCGACCACCGACATGGACTGCGTGGCCCAGCAGACCCGCCATGTCACCAGCACCACTGCCGCCGGCGACCCCGCTCCTCACGCGGCCATGGGCGTGTTCGCCGGCATTCGCGCCACCGCCATGGCCCGCCTGGGCACTGACAACCTTGAAGGGCTGCGCATCGCCGTGCAAGGGCTGGGCAACGTTGGCTACGCCGTGGCCGAGCAGCTGCATGCCGCCGGGGCGGAACTGCTGGTCAGCGACCTGGACCAGGGCAAGGTGCAATTGGCCATGGAGCAACTGGCCGCCCACCCCATAGAACCCAGCGCCTTGCCCAGCACCCCCTGCGATATTTTCGCACCCTGTGGCCTGGGTTCGATCCTCAATGGCCAGAGCGTGTCGCAACTGCGCTGCGCCGCGGTGGCCGGTTCAGCCAACAACCAGCTGACCAGCCTGCAAGTGGCCGACCAGCTGGAAAAGCGCGGCATTCTCTATGCCCCGGACTACGTCATCAATTCCGGCGGGCTGATCTACGTGGCGCTCAAGCATCAGGGCGAAGCGGTGGGCACCATCACCGCGCACCTGGCGCGCATTGGCACCCGCCTTACCGAAGTCTATGCCCATGCCCAGGCCGAAAAGCGCTCACCCGCGCGGGTGGCCGAGGCCCTGGCGGAGAAACTGATTTACGCTTGA
- the pdhA gene encoding pyruvate dehydrogenase (acetyl-transferring) E1 component subunit alpha, whose translation MTSNKIELAFTRYLSPDGRLLGPLPEWADDFNLLTRLYRQMVLTRLFDQKAVALQRTGRIGTYAPTLGQEAIGVAIGSLMQPQDVLIPYYRDTAVQLMRGVRMEEILLYWGGDERGSDYAEPAVAQDFPLCVPIATQALHACGVASAFKIRGEHRVAVTTCGDGATSKGDFLEALNVAGAWQLPVVFVINNNQWAISVPRRIQCGAPTLAQKAIGAGFHGEQVDGNDILAVYDRMGVAIERARQGKGPVLLECLSYRLGDHTTADDATRYRSAEEVKQAWQEEPIKRLQSFMAGQGVWDEGREQALIGECQALVQQSVDNFEAAGTQAPASVMDHVYAKWPAVLADQREDFLERVARREGGQGHE comes from the coding sequence ATGACCTCAAACAAGATCGAGCTTGCCTTCACCCGTTATCTATCCCCCGATGGCCGCCTGCTTGGCCCGTTGCCCGAATGGGCCGATGACTTCAACCTGCTTACCCGCCTGTACCGGCAAATGGTGCTGACTCGGCTCTTCGACCAGAAGGCCGTGGCCCTGCAGCGCACCGGCCGCATCGGTACCTATGCGCCCACCCTGGGCCAGGAGGCCATAGGCGTCGCCATCGGCAGCCTCATGCAGCCCCAGGACGTGCTGATCCCCTACTACCGCGACACCGCCGTGCAATTGATGCGTGGCGTGCGCATGGAGGAGATTTTGCTGTACTGGGGCGGCGACGAGCGGGGCAGCGATTACGCCGAGCCCGCGGTGGCCCAGGACTTTCCTCTGTGCGTGCCCATCGCCACCCAGGCCCTGCATGCCTGCGGCGTGGCCAGCGCCTTCAAGATTCGCGGCGAACACCGGGTGGCAGTCACCACCTGCGGTGATGGCGCCACCAGCAAGGGCGATTTCCTCGAAGCCTTGAATGTCGCCGGTGCCTGGCAGCTGCCGGTGGTGTTCGTGATCAACAACAACCAATGGGCCATCTCGGTGCCGAGGCGTATCCAGTGCGGCGCCCCCACCCTGGCGCAGAAGGCCATCGGGGCCGGCTTCCACGGTGAACAAGTGGACGGCAACGATATCCTCGCCGTCTACGACCGCATGGGCGTGGCCATCGAACGTGCCCGCCAGGGCAAGGGCCCCGTGCTGCTGGAATGCCTGAGCTATCGCCTGGGCGACCACACCACCGCCGACGACGCCACGCGTTACCGCAGTGCCGAAGAGGTCAAGCAGGCCTGGCAGGAAGAGCCGATCAAGCGCCTGCAGTCGTTCATGGCCGGGCAGGGCGTATGGGACGAGGGGCGTGAGCAGGCACTGATCGGCGAATGCCAGGCGCTGGTGCAGCAGTCGGTGGACAACTTCGAGGCCGCGGGCACCCAGGCGCCGGCGTCGGTGATGGATCATGTCTACGCCAAATGGCCGGCGGTGCTGGCCGATCAGCGTGAAGACTTCCTCGAACGGGTGGCGCGCCGCGAGGGAGGGCAGGGCCATGAATAA
- a CDS encoding alpha-ketoacid dehydrogenase subunit beta, with the protein MNNEKVSLLEAVNLAMHRAMAEDDNVVVLGEDVGVNGGVFRATQGLRDSFGFKRVIDSPLAETMLGGLVVGMAAQGLKPVVEIQFMGFIYATMEHLVSHASRLRNRTRGRLSCPMVLRTPMGAGIRAPEHHSESTEALFAHIPGLRVVIPSSPARAYGLLLAAIDDPDPVLFLEPTRLYRMNPQPLMDDGKRLPLDTCFTLREGSDLTLISWGASVHETLQAADALAERGVSAEVIDVACVKPLDLDTLEASVRKTGRCVIVHEAPRSCGVGAEIAASLYERALLDLQAPIQRVTAPDIPPPLYKLEQLYIPAVADILHACDTVLTFA; encoded by the coding sequence ATGAATAATGAAAAAGTCAGCCTGCTGGAGGCGGTAAACCTGGCCATGCACCGGGCCATGGCCGAAGACGACAACGTGGTGGTGCTGGGCGAGGACGTGGGCGTCAACGGTGGTGTGTTTCGTGCCACCCAGGGGTTGCGCGACAGCTTCGGTTTCAAGCGCGTGATCGACTCGCCCCTGGCCGAAACCATGCTGGGCGGGCTGGTCGTGGGCATGGCCGCCCAAGGTCTCAAGCCTGTCGTCGAAATCCAGTTCATGGGCTTCATCTACGCCACCATGGAGCATCTGGTGTCCCACGCCAGCCGCCTGCGCAACCGCACCCGTGGCCGGTTGAGTTGCCCCATGGTGTTGCGCACGCCCATGGGCGCTGGCATCCGCGCGCCCGAACACCACAGCGAGAGCACCGAGGCGTTGTTCGCGCACATTCCCGGCCTGCGGGTGGTCATTCCCTCATCCCCGGCCCGCGCCTATGGCTTGCTGCTGGCGGCCATCGATGACCCGGATCCGGTGCTGTTCCTGGAGCCCACGCGGCTGTACCGCATGAACCCGCAACCCCTCATGGACGATGGCAAGCGTTTGCCCCTGGACACCTGCTTCACCCTGCGCGAAGGCAGCGACCTGACGCTGATCAGTTGGGGCGCCAGTGTGCATGAAACCCTGCAAGCGGCCGATGCCCTCGCCGAACGCGGGGTGTCGGCGGAAGTCATCGATGTCGCGTGCGTGAAACCGCTGGACCTGGATACCCTGGAAGCGTCAGTGCGCAAGACTGGCCGCTGCGTCATCGTCCATGAAGCGCCGCGCTCCTGCGGTGTCGGCGCTGAAATCGCCGCCAGCCTCTACGAGCGGGCACTGCTGGATCTGCAGGCACCCATTCAACGGGTCACGGCCCCGGACATCCCGCCCCCGCTGTACAAGCTCGAACAGCTCTACATTCCGGCGGTGGCTGACATTCTCCACGCCTGCGACACCGTGCTGACATTCGCCTGA
- a CDS encoding dihydrolipoamide acetyltransferase family protein, producing the protein MKYFKLPDLGEGLQEAEIVQWHVKAGDTVKADQLLVSVETAKALVDIPAPYDGVVAKTFGGEGDLLHVGEPLLGYEGEADAGTVVGRLEGGGTASADQFFVGAAPSTREHLATRATPAVRQLARQLGVDLTALSGSGSDGLITRADVEAAAQSAQDRFGGEKLRGVRRSMALNMAKSHAEVVPVTLFGDADLHRWGQARDPLIRLGKAMAAACKVEPVLNSWFDGRSLSIRTHETLDLGIAVDTPDGLFVPVLRDVGNRSAEDLREGMSRLRADVKARSIPPREMMGATITLSNFGTLFGRYANPVVVPPQVAIIGAGGIREEPVAVEGKVVVHPILPLSLTFDHRAVTGGEAARFMRALVEALQAPE; encoded by the coding sequence ATGAAATATTTCAAATTGCCCGACCTGGGCGAAGGCTTGCAAGAAGCTGAAATCGTGCAATGGCACGTCAAGGCCGGCGACACGGTCAAGGCCGACCAGCTGTTGGTGTCGGTGGAAACTGCCAAGGCCCTGGTGGATATCCCGGCGCCCTACGACGGCGTGGTCGCCAAGACCTTCGGCGGCGAAGGCGACCTGCTGCACGTGGGCGAACCCCTGCTCGGGTATGAAGGCGAGGCCGACGCGGGCACCGTGGTGGGCCGCCTGGAAGGTGGGGGCACTGCCAGCGCCGATCAGTTCTTCGTCGGTGCGGCCCCCTCCACCCGCGAACACCTGGCCACCCGTGCCACCCCGGCGGTACGCCAATTGGCGCGTCAGCTGGGTGTGGACCTGACGGCGTTGTCCGGTTCTGGCAGCGACGGCCTGATCACCCGCGCTGACGTCGAGGCTGCGGCCCAGAGCGCCCAGGACCGTTTCGGCGGCGAAAAGCTGCGCGGTGTGCGCCGCAGCATGGCGTTGAACATGGCCAAGTCCCATGCCGAAGTGGTACCGGTTACCCTTTTCGGCGACGCCGACCTGCACCGCTGGGGCCAAGCCCGCGACCCTTTGATCCGCTTGGGCAAAGCCATGGCCGCCGCCTGCAAGGTAGAACCGGTGCTCAACAGCTGGTTCGACGGCCGCAGCCTGTCGATCCGCACCCACGAAACCCTGGACCTGGGCATCGCGGTCGACACCCCGGACGGCTTGTTCGTGCCGGTATTGCGCGACGTCGGCAACCGCAGCGCCGAAGACCTCCGGGAGGGCATGAGCCGGCTGCGCGCCGACGTCAAGGCGCGCTCCATACCGCCACGGGAAATGATGGGCGCCACGATTACCTTGTCCAACTTCGGTACCTTGTTCGGGCGCTACGCCAACCCCGTGGTGGTACCGCCTCAGGTGGCGATCATTGGCGCAGGGGGCATCCGTGAAGAACCGGTGGCGGTGGAAGGGAAGGTGGTGGTGCACCCGATACTGCCGCTGTCGCTGACGTTCGACCACCGGGCGGTGACGGGCGGGGAAGCGGCGCGGTTCATGCGGGCGCTGGTGGAGGCATTGCAAGCGCCCGAGTGA
- a CDS encoding YebG family protein, giving the protein MAVEVVYRSSRDLERLFMDKAEADRHDKMLELAELLAEVLKKAVPSLSEQQVEDAGIYMAKNRDVFAKAFKSQPDALNELISGEGAE; this is encoded by the coding sequence ATGGCCGTCGAAGTGGTATACCGCAGCAGCCGAGATCTGGAGCGTTTGTTCATGGATAAAGCCGAAGCTGACCGTCATGACAAAATGCTCGAGCTGGCTGAACTGCTCGCAGAAGTCCTGAAAAAGGCCGTCCCGTCCCTGAGTGAGCAGCAGGTTGAAGACGCGGGCATCTACATGGCCAAGAACCGCGATGTGTTCGCCAAGGCGTTCAAGAGCCAGCCGGATGCGCTGAACGAGCTGATCAGCGGCGAAGGCGCCGAATAA
- a CDS encoding phosphate-starvation-inducible protein PsiE — translation MKNNWADAMRKNVHHLAGSLGNLLVESFHYLALFAIGGITAWAAVMAFLGMMEKGNITVDDILLLFIYLELGAMVGIYFKTNHMPVRFLIYVAITALTRLLISDVSHHGPADLGVVYLSGAILLLAFAILVVRYASSRFPSAKVPDPDATVKGALTEEKGET, via the coding sequence GTGAAAAACAATTGGGCTGATGCCATGCGCAAGAATGTCCACCACCTGGCCGGGTCGCTGGGCAACCTGCTGGTCGAGAGCTTTCACTACCTGGCGTTGTTCGCCATTGGCGGTATCACGGCCTGGGCGGCGGTGATGGCGTTTCTGGGCATGATGGAGAAGGGCAACATCACGGTCGATGACATCCTGTTGCTGTTCATCTACCTGGAGCTGGGGGCCATGGTGGGTATCTATTTCAAGACCAACCACATGCCCGTGCGCTTTCTGATCTACGTGGCCATCACCGCGCTGACGCGCCTGCTGATCTCCGACGTGTCCCACCACGGGCCTGCGGACCTGGGTGTGGTTTACCTCTCCGGCGCGATCCTGCTCCTGGCGTTTGCCATCCTGGTGGTGCGCTATGCCTCGTCGCGCTTCCCCTCGGCCAAGGTGCCGGACCCGGACGCCACGGTGAAGGGGGCTTTGACCGAAGAGAAAGGTGAGACTTAA
- a CDS encoding immunity protein Tsi6 family protein: MTALDFIDKAIAIAQDRYRRIPAFEVYASALDQLYFIKAILEKRETDKARLHDLTLGAIAVKEFEETDPELCEALKDAFYIADQIARGLKVQLP; the protein is encoded by the coding sequence ATGACCGCCCTAGACTTCATCGACAAAGCCATCGCCATCGCCCAGGACCGCTATCGCCGCATCCCGGCTTTCGAGGTCTATGCATCGGCCCTCGACCAGCTTTACTTCATCAAGGCCATCCTGGAAAAGCGTGAAACGGACAAGGCACGCCTGCATGACCTCACCCTGGGCGCCATAGCGGTCAAGGAGTTCGAGGAAACCGACCCCGAACTGTGCGAAGCGCTCAAGGATGCGTTCTATATCGCGGATCAGATAGCCCGGGGCCTCAAGGTGCAGTTGCCTTAA